A single genomic interval of Lewinellaceae bacterium harbors:
- a CDS encoding GNAT family N-acetyltransferase: protein MKIKAETPRLILQEIEYSDAEDLYEMDSDPEVHKLIEKNPVKSMEEMEQVIRMIQAQYQKNGIGRWAVVDKITLECLGWAGLRLVEELTNNRRHYYDLGYRFKQKHWGQGYATEASKACIQYGFEHINMDFIVAMVDPLHYSSKNVLTKLGFTFRESFDYHGEPTEWFELTKNTWAAR from the coding sequence ATGAAAATCAAAGCGGAGACGCCCCGGCTTATTTTACAGGAGATCGAATATTCCGATGCAGAGGATCTGTATGAAATGGATTCCGATCCGGAAGTGCATAAACTGATCGAAAAGAACCCGGTCAAATCCATGGAAGAAATGGAGCAGGTGATCCGGATGATCCAGGCACAATATCAGAAAAATGGAATCGGCCGGTGGGCGGTCGTGGATAAAATAACGCTTGAGTGTCTGGGATGGGCAGGATTGAGATTGGTGGAAGAACTAACTAACAACCGACGGCATTATTATGACCTGGGCTATCGCTTCAAACAAAAACACTGGGGTCAAGGCTATGCTACTGAAGCTTCAAAAGCATGCATTCAGTACGGCTTTGAGCACATAAATATGGATTTTATTGTGGCGATGGTGGATCCCCTCCATTACAGCTCAAAAAATGTACTTACCAAATTGGGGTTTACCTTCCGGGAAAGTTTTGATTATCATGGTGAACCGACAGAATGGTTTGAGCTCACAAAAAATACCTGGGCTGCAAGATGA